One part of the Nymphaea colorata isolate Beijing-Zhang1983 chromosome 8, ASM883128v2, whole genome shotgun sequence genome encodes these proteins:
- the LOC116259126 gene encoding uncharacterized protein At4g26485-like, protein MVSRKVCRKLESADALLERIEFLGCDEVSRIYFPDEDPLNRVVTKGLKKGYIVNYSEWEEILLVGEGDFSFSLGLARALGDGTNMIATSLDRPDNLHRKYSNGIENVRELRALGCRVLHGIAVRWMSRHAFLQSKKFHKIVFNFPYANLRFPDECEKQIRLHRDLMKGFFSNARALLAEGGEVHVSHKLTYPYDEWHVEEIAEHNGLQLIKCVPFRISDYPGYSNKRGYGNDGLSDTSFPLGASGTFKFTAADQNSVRPRPTPTCFPVICRRRKISKREVV, encoded by the exons ATGGTGAGCAGAAAAGTCTGCAGAAAACTAGAATCAGCAGACGCTCTGCTCGAACGGATAGAATTTCTCGGCTGCGATGAGGTCTCCAGGATCTACTTTCCGGATGAAGATCCCTTGAATCGAGTGGTAACGAAGGGACTCAAGAAGGGATATATCGTGAACTACAGCGAGTGGGAGGAGATTCTGCTGGTGGGTGAGGGagatttctccttttctctggGTTTGGCTAGAGCCCTCGGAGATGGAACAAACATGATCGCTACATCTTTGGATAGACCAG ACAATCTCCACAGAAAGTACAGTAATGGTATAGAGAACGTAAGAGAACTAAGGGCACTAGGATGCAGAGTGCTGCATGGCATCGCTGTGAGATGGATGAGCAGGCATGCCTTCCTCCAATCCAAAAAATTTCATAAGATTGTCTTCAATTTTCCATACGCAAACCTTCGATTTCCGGATGAATGCGAGAAGCAGATCAG GCTACACCGGGACTTGATGAAAGGCTTCTTCTCCAATGCAAGAGCGCTGCTAGCTGAGGGTGGTGAAGTTCATGTTTCGCACAAGCTGACGTACCCATATGATGAATGGCATGTGGAAGAGATAGCAGAACATAATGGGTTACAATTGATTAAATGTGTTCCGTTTCGGATCAGTGACTACCCAGGTTACAGCAACAAGAGGGGATACGGAAATGATGGATTGTCTGATACATCTTTTCCTTTAGGAGCGAGCGGCACCTTCAAGTTCACAGCAGCTGATCAGAACTCTGTCCGTCCGCGACCTACGCCGACGTGCTTCCCTGTCATCTGCCGTCGCCGGAAAATATCGAAGAGAGAGGTTGTATGA